Proteins encoded together in one Impatiens glandulifera chromosome 1, dImpGla2.1, whole genome shotgun sequence window:
- the LOC124918819 gene encoding probable indole-3-acetic acid-amido synthetase GH3.1 has product MAVDSVLSSPLGLAACEKDAKALQLIEDLTKNADSVQEKVLAEILTRNAHTEYLRRFKLGEATDRKTFKSNLPVITYEDLQPEIQRIANGDTSAILSSHPISEFLTSSGTSAGERKLMPTIKDELDRRQLLYSLLMPVMNLYVSGLDKGKGLYFLFVKSETKTPGGLLARPVLTSYYKSDHFKTRPYDPYNVYTSPNEAILCPDSFQSMYSQMLCGLLDRIQVLRVGAVFASGLLRAIRFLQLNWINLANDIRTGTLNPQITDPSVRDKISELLRPDPVLAEFIVSECSTDNWEGIITRIWPNTKYLDVIVTGAMAQYIPTLEYYSGSLPMACTMYASSECYFGLNLNPMCKPSEVSYTIMPNMAYFEFLPHDPNSINGSNENPLVDLVNVEIGKEYELVITTYAGLCRYKVGDILRVTGFHNSAPQFNFVRRKNVLLSIDSDKTDEAELQKAVDNASEILLRELNTSVVEYTSYADTKTIPGHYVIYWELLAKESGNYYMPEDYDEVLRKCCLAMEESMNSVYRQGRVSDGSIGALEIRVVKVGTFEELMDYAISRGASINQYKVPRCVSFTPIMELLDSRVVSAHFSPALPHWTPERRK; this is encoded by the exons ATGGCGGTTGATTCAGTACTATCGTCTCCGTTGGGACTGGCAGCATGCGAAAAGGATGCAAAAGCTCTTCAGCTGATTGAAGACTTGACAAAGAATGCAGACTCCGTTCAGGAGAAAGTATTGGCTGAGATTCTAACAAGGAATGCACACACCGAGTACCTTCGCCGATTCAAACTCGGTGAAGCAACCGATCGTAAAACCTTTAAATCGAATCTTCCAGTAATCACCTATGAGGATCTTCAGCCCGAGATTCAACGTATCGCTAATGGAGATACGTCTGCAATCTTATCTTCTCATCCGATCTCTGAATTCCTAACTAG CTCTGGAACATCTGCTGGAGAAAGGAAACTGATGCCTACAATTAAAGATGAACTTGATCGTCGCCAATTACTCTACAGTCTTCTCATGCCTGTCATGAATCT TTATGTATCAGGATTGGACAAAGGAAAAGGGCTTTATTTCTTGTTCGTTAAGTCAGAAACCAAAACACCGGGTGGGTTATTAGCTCGACCCGTTCTCACCAGCTACTACAAAAGTGACCATTTCAAAACCCGACCCTACGACCCATACAACGTTTACACCAGCCCAAACGAAGCCATCCTCTGCCCCGACTCATTCCAAAGCATGTACTCTCAAATGCTCTGCGGTCTCCTAGACCGTATTCAAGTCCTCCGGGTCGGGGCTGTTTTCGCCTCGGGTCTCCTTCGTGCCATCCGTTTCCTCCAGCTCAACTGGATCAACCTGGCAAACGATATCCGAACCGGAACACTAAACCCACAAATAACTGACCCGTCTGTCCGCGATAAAATCAGCGAGTTACTCCGACCCGACCCGGTATTGGCTGAATTCATTGTTTCCGAATGCTCAACGGATAATTGGGAGGGGATAATCACACGAATTTGGCCCAACACGAAATATCTAGACGTGATTGTAACCGGGGCAATGGCACAATACATCCCGACCCTGGAATACTATAGCGGAAGCTTGCCGATGGCTTGTACAATGTATGCTTCCTCCGAATGTTACTTCGGGTTAAACCTAAACCCGATGTGTAAACCATCTGAGGTTTCCTATACCATAATGCCCAACATGGCTTACTTCGAGTTCCTCCCACACGACCCGAACTCGATTAACGGGTCGAATGAAAACCCGCTTGTTGACCTAGTCAACGTGGAGATTGGTAAAGAGTACGAGCTGGTGATCACAACTTACGCCGGGCTATGTCGATACAAAGTCGGCGACATTCTTCGTGTTACGGGTTTCCATAACTCGGCCCCGCAATTCAATTTTGTAAGGAGAAAGAACGTTTTACTAAGCATTGACTCGGATAAGACAGACGAGGCTGAGTTACAGAAGGCGGTTGATAACGCGTCGGAGATATTGCTACGCGAGTTGAACACGAGTGTGGTCGAGTACACTAGCTATGCCGACACGAAAACGATCCCGGGTCATTATGTGATTTATTGGGAGCTTTTGGCGAAGGAATCGGGTAATTATTATATGCCCGAAGATTATGATGAGGTGTTGAGGAAGTGTTGTTTGGCTATGGAGGAATCGATGAATTCGGTTTATAGACAGGGTCGGGTTTCGGATGGGTCGATTGGGGCGTTGGAGATTCGGGTTGTGAAAGTGGGTACTTTTGAGGAGTTGATGGATTATGCTATTTCAAGAGGCGCGTCGATTAATCAGTATAAGGTGCCTAGGTGCGTGAGTTTCACGCCGATTATGGAGTTGCTTGATTCGAGAGTTGTTTCGGCGCATTTTAGTCCGGCTCTGCCACATTGGACTCCTGAGCGCCGTAAGTAG